A DNA window from Camelina sativa cultivar DH55 chromosome 17, Cs, whole genome shotgun sequence contains the following coding sequences:
- the LOC109129957 gene encoding uncharacterized protein LOC109129957 codes for MSGNNIVPTIIDYVHEKIERCIQKYMSLEQTMTDLYDHYQIRQNITIAIWKHLERESPNFFKVYHKRCELARHIDKLNDLLSQQMYLMNKLTDPTTTSATATEPPDDSISSLINDPSPFAATRHSDPFTSFAATPQSDPPTTTGLLYDIDCDDSSFEKIAKDLEEQQKRMQLKVQINNTVEWINTE; via the exons ATGAGTGGAAACAATATCGTTCCAACCATCATAGATTAT GTGCATGAAAAAATCGAACGGTGTATTCAAAAGTACATGAGTTTGGAACAAACCATGACTGATCTCTATGATCATTACCAGATTCGTCAAAATATCACTATAGCAA tttggaaacATCTTGAAAGAGAGAGTCCAAATTTTTTCAAAGTATACCACAAACGATGTGAATTGGCTCGTCATATAGATAAATTAAATGATTTACTTTCTCAGCAAATGTATCTGATGAATAAATTAACTGATCCTACTACTACTAGTGCTACTGCTACTGAACCACCAG ATGATTCAATTTCTTCTCTCATCAACGATCCGTCACCGTTTGCCGCAACAAGACACTCAGATCCTTTTACATCGTTTGCTGCAACGCCGCAATCAGATCCTCCTACAACAACTGGTCTACTATATGATATTGATTGTGATGATTCGAGCTTTGAAAAGATTGCTAAAGATTTAGAAGAGCAACAAAAGAGAATGCAACTAAAAGTCCAGATAAACAACACCGTTGAATGGATCAACACGGAATAA
- the LOC104759888 gene encoding cytochrome P450 71B28-like isoform X2 — MSLFLCFLCLLPLILIFLNIFKSSKWKLPPGPKTLPIIGNLHQRRELHPRKRRNLSDEYGPVVLLQYGFVPVVVISSKEAAEEVLKIHDLECCSRPETAGTRATFYNFKDVGFAPYGEEWRVMRKLSVVELFSLKKLQSFRSIREEENDLCVKKLSEFATKRSPVNLEKTLFTLIGNIVCRIGFGINLYDCDFVDEDRIVDLVHKSDEVIGDSLFSDFFPGRIGRLIDRISGQSKRLNNLFSELDTFFQNILDHHLKPGRESSYIIDVMIDMMKKQEKDGDAFKFTTDHLKGMISDIFLAGVGASAATAVSAMTELIRNPKVMKKVQDEIRTTLGDKKERITEEDLNQLHYFKLMVREVFRLHPSAPLLLPRETLSHVKIQGYDIPAKTQIIINAYAIARDPKLWENPDEFNPDRFLDSSIDYKGLNFELIPFGSGRRICPGMTMGIMLVELALLNLLYFFDWGLPEMGEANEIVTGNEDVLNFVQVLHH; from the exons ATGTcactcttcctctgtttcctctgccTCTTACCCCTTATCTTAATCTTCTTGAACATATTCAAATCTTCGAAATGGAAGCTTCCTCCTGGTCCAAAGACGCTTCCGATCATCGGAAACTTACACCAACGCCGGGAACTACATCCCAGGAAACGCCGGAACCTCTCCGACGAGTACGGGCCAGTGGTGCTTCTCCAATACGGATTCGTCCCCGTGGTGGTAATCTCTTCGAAAGAAGCAGCAGAAGAAGTTCTAAAAATCCACGATCTTGAGTGTTGTAGTCGACCAGAGACGGCCGGGACCAGAGCAACTTTTTACAACTTCAAAGACGTCGGGTTCGCACCTTACGGTGAAGAGTGGAGAGTGATGCGGAAGCTCTCGGTGGTCGAGCTCTTCAGCTTGAAAAAGCTTCAATCTTTTAGGTCTATCAGAGAGGAAGAGAACGACTTGTGTGTCAAGAAACTCTCTGAGTTTGCTACGAAACGATCTCCGGTGAATCTTGAGAAAACCCTTTTCACTTTGATCGGAAATATAGTGTGTAGGATCGGGTTCGGGATCAATCTTTATGATTGTGACTTCGTTGATGAAGATAGGATCGTTGATCTTGTGCACAAGTCTGATGAGGTCATAGGAGATTCTCTATTCTCTGATTTCTTTCCCGGGAGAATCGGCAGACTCATCGACCGGATCTCCGGTCAGAGCAAGAGGTTGAACAATCTTTTCTCGGAACTAGACACTTTCTTTCAGAATATTCTCGATCATCATCTCAAGCCTGGAAGAGAGAG TTCCTATATCATTGACGTGATGATCGATATGATGAAGAAGCAAGAGAAAGATGGAGATGCTTTCAAGTTCACCACTGATCATCTCAAAGGGATGATCTCG GACATATTTCTAGCAGGAGTTGGCGCAAGCGCTGCCACAGCGGTATCGGCAATGACCGAGCTGATCAGAAACCCGAAAGTGATGAAGAAAGTGCAAGACGAGATTCGGACAACACTTGGGGACAAGAAGGAGAGAATCACAGAAGAAGATTTAAACCAACTTCACTACTTTAAGCTCATGGTCAGGGAGGTATTCAGGTTACATCCATCAGCTCCACTCTTGCTTCCAAGAGAGACATTGTCTCATGTCAAGATCCAAGGCTACGACATTCCTGCGAAAACACAGATCATTATCAACGCTTATGCGATTGCTCGTGATCCAAAACTATGGGAGAACCCCGATGAGTTTAACCCTGACAGGTTTCTCGACAGTTCCATAGATTATAAAGGACTAAACTTTGAGCTTATACCGTTTGGATCTGGTAGGAGAATATGTCCAGGGATGACAATGGGAATCATGCTTGTTGAGTTGGCATTGTTGAATTTGCTTTACTTCTTCGATTGGGGATTGCCGGAGATGGGTGAAGCCAACGAGATCGTCACTGGAAATGAAGATGTTCTTAACTTCGTTCAAGTTCTTCACCACTGA
- the LOC104759888 gene encoding cytochrome P450 71B28-like isoform X1 codes for MSLFLCFLCLLPLILIFLNIFKSSKWKLPPGPKTLPIIGNLHQRRELHPRKRRNLSDEYGPVVLLQYGFVPVVVISSKEAAEEVLKIHDLECCSRPETAGTRATFYNFKDVGFAPYGEEWRVMRKLSVVELFSLKKLQSFRSIREEENDLCVKKLSEFATKRSPVNLEKTLFTLIGNIVCRIGFGINLYDCDFVDEDRIVDLVHKSDEVIGDSLFSDFFPGRIGRLIDRISGQSKRLNNLFSELDTFFQNILDHHLKPGRERSYIIDVMIAMMKKQETDGDAFKFTTDHLKGMISDIFLAGVGASAATAVSAMTELIRNPKVMKKVQDEIRTTLGDKKERITEEDLNQLHYFKLMVREVFRLHPSAPLLLPRETLSHVKIQGYDIPAKTQIIINAYAIARDPKLWENPDEFNPDRFLDSSIDYKGLNFELIPFGSGRRICPGMTMGIMLVELALLNLLYFFDWGLPEMGEANEIVTGNEDVLNFVQVLHH; via the exons ATGTcactcttcctctgtttcctctgccTCTTACCCCTTATCTTAATCTTCTTGAACATATTCAAATCTTCGAAATGGAAGCTTCCTCCTGGTCCAAAGACGCTTCCGATCATCGGAAACTTACACCAACGCCGGGAACTACATCCCAGGAAACGCCGGAACCTCTCCGACGAGTACGGGCCAGTGGTGCTTCTCCAATACGGATTCGTCCCCGTGGTGGTAATCTCTTCGAAAGAAGCAGCAGAAGAAGTTCTAAAAATCCACGATCTTGAGTGTTGTAGTCGACCAGAGACGGCCGGGACCAGAGCAACTTTTTACAACTTCAAAGACGTCGGGTTCGCACCTTACGGTGAAGAGTGGAGAGTGATGCGGAAGCTCTCGGTGGTCGAGCTCTTCAGCTTGAAAAAGCTTCAATCTTTTAGGTCTATCAGAGAGGAAGAGAACGACTTGTGTGTCAAGAAACTCTCTGAGTTTGCTACGAAACGATCTCCGGTGAATCTTGAGAAAACCCTTTTCACTTTGATCGGAAATATAGTGTGTAGGATCGGGTTCGGGATCAATCTTTATGATTGTGACTTCGTTGATGAAGATAGGATCGTTGATCTTGTGCACAAGTCTGATGAGGTCATAGGAGATTCTCTATTCTCTGATTTCTTTCCCGGGAGAATCGGCAGACTCATCGACCGGATCTCCGGTCAGAGCAAGAGGTTGAACAATCTTTTCTCGGAACTAGACACTTTCTTTCAGAATATTCTCGATCATCATCTCAAGCCTGGAAGAGAGAGGTCCTATATCATTGACGTGATGATCGCTATGATGAAGAAGCAAGAGACAGATGGAGATGCTTTCAAGTTCACCACTGATCATCTCAAAGGGATGATCTCG GACATATTTCTAGCAGGAGTTGGCGCAAGCGCTGCCACAGCGGTATCGGCAATGACCGAGCTGATCAGAAACCCGAAAGTGATGAAGAAAGTGCAAGACGAGATTCGGACAACACTTGGGGACAAGAAGGAGAGAATCACAGAAGAAGATTTAAACCAACTTCACTACTTTAAGCTCATGGTCAGGGAGGTATTCAGGTTACATCCATCAGCTCCACTCTTGCTTCCAAGAGAGACATTGTCTCATGTCAAGATCCAAGGCTACGACATTCCTGCGAAAACACAGATCATTATCAACGCTTATGCGATTGCTCGTGATCCAAAACTATGGGAGAACCCCGATGAGTTTAACCCTGACAGGTTTCTCGACAGTTCCATAGATTATAAAGGACTAAACTTTGAGCTTATACCGTTTGGATCTGGTAGGAGAATATGTCCAGGGATGACAATGGGAATCATGCTTGTTGAGTTGGCATTGTTGAATTTGCTTTACTTCTTCGATTGGGGATTGCCGGAGATGGGTGAAGCCAACGAGATCGTCACTGGAAATGAAGATGTTCTTAACTTCGTTCAAGTTCTTCACCACTGA